One window of the Niallia circulans genome contains the following:
- a CDS encoding peptide ABC transporter substrate-binding protein yields the protein MKRKNWLLLLMFAFVLSVLAACSGDKTDVSTDSKDKDGKSDEKVLNFINPEAIPSMDPALATDESSFVYLGATMEGLYRLDKDTQPSPGIATDHKVSDDGLTWTFTLRQDAKWSNGDPVTANDFVYAWQRAVNPDTKSEYGPYMMNGVIKNAAAISSGELAVDQLGVKADGDYTLVVELENPTPYFETLTTFGTFLPLNQKFVEEKGDKFATSSENLLANGPYSITDWDSTGNSWVLAKNNSYWDASTVKMDKLTFEVVKDPQTALSLYEKGTVDRMDLTSDLVDQYSTDENYVVSADTFLYFLKFNQTKSEALANKNIRLALSRAFDKDALVNEILNNGSIVANGLVPADFTPMPETGEDFRKVSGDLVTYDLQAAKDYWAKGLKELGTDKVSLEFLADDDATTKTLVEYVANQLSTNLEGLNIKIKQVPKKQRLDLDTSMDYELQLSRWGPDFLDPFTYLNLWITDGGNNKTGYSNKEYDQLVGDTATKLATDNVARYDNFLKAEKLLFEDAPIAPVYQASRAQLISPKVKNVFVNPFGATYEYKWADVGE from the coding sequence ATGAAACGAAAAAATTGGTTATTACTTCTTATGTTTGCATTTGTGCTAAGTGTATTAGCTGCATGCTCTGGCGATAAAACCGACGTTTCTACCGACTCAAAAGATAAGGACGGTAAATCAGACGAAAAAGTCCTTAACTTTATAAATCCAGAGGCAATTCCGTCAATGGATCCAGCTTTAGCTACAGATGAATCTTCATTTGTTTATCTTGGTGCAACAATGGAAGGGCTTTACCGTTTAGATAAAGATACACAGCCATCACCAGGTATTGCAACTGATCACAAAGTTAGTGATGATGGGTTAACTTGGACGTTTACATTAAGACAAGATGCAAAATGGTCAAATGGTGACCCAGTTACAGCAAATGACTTTGTGTATGCATGGCAACGCGCTGTTAATCCAGACACTAAATCGGAATATGGTCCTTATATGATGAATGGTGTCATTAAAAATGCTGCTGCTATCAGTTCTGGGGAACTAGCTGTTGATCAATTAGGGGTGAAGGCGGACGGTGATTATACACTTGTTGTAGAATTAGAAAACCCAACACCTTATTTTGAGACATTAACTACTTTTGGCACCTTCTTACCATTAAACCAAAAGTTTGTGGAAGAAAAAGGAGATAAATTTGCAACAAGTTCAGAAAACTTATTAGCAAACGGGCCTTATAGCATTACTGACTGGGATAGTACAGGTAATTCATGGGTACTTGCAAAAAATAATAGTTATTGGGATGCAAGCACTGTTAAAATGGATAAATTGACATTTGAAGTAGTAAAAGACCCACAAACAGCTCTAAGCTTATATGAAAAAGGAACAGTTGATCGAATGGATCTTACATCTGATTTAGTTGACCAATATTCAACTGATGAGAATTATGTTGTTTCAGCAGACACGTTTTTATATTTCCTTAAATTTAACCAAACAAAATCAGAAGCCTTGGCTAACAAAAACATTCGTTTAGCGCTTAGCCGCGCCTTTGACAAAGATGCTTTAGTTAATGAAATCTTAAATAACGGTTCTATCGTAGCGAACGGACTTGTCCCAGCTGACTTTACTCCAATGCCAGAAACTGGTGAGGACTTCCGTAAAGTTAGTGGAGATCTTGTTACTTATGATTTACAAGCAGCTAAAGACTACTGGGCAAAAGGCTTAAAAGAATTAGGTACAGATAAAGTTTCTCTAGAGTTTTTAGCAGATGATGATGCAACAACCAAAACTTTAGTTGAATATGTGGCTAATCAGTTATCTACAAACTTAGAAGGCTTGAATATTAAAATTAAACAAGTTCCAAAAAAGCAACGACTTGATTTAGATACTAGCATGGATTATGAGCTGCAACTTTCTAGATGGGGCCCTGACTTCCTTGACCCATTCACATACTTGAACCTGTGGATTACCGATGGAGGAAACAATAAAACAGGCTATTCTAATAAAGAATATGATCAATTAGTTGGCGATACAGCAACTAAACTTGCAACTGATAATGTTGCTCGTTATGATAACTTCTTAAAAGCTGAAAAGCTATTATTCGAAGATGCTCCAATTGCACCTGTTTATCAAGCATCAAGAGCACAATTAATTTCACCAAAAGTAAAGAATGTGTTTGTAAACCCATTCGGAGCAACTTATGAATATAAGTGGGCAGATGTAGGAGAATAA
- a CDS encoding BglG family transcription antiterminator: MLSSRMKQVLSELLVADTPVTGEYLATVNHVTARTTREDIKNLDAILNNHGAKIISVISKGYTLEIWDKAVFQQYLHSIFVENSLSHTGIPKTPEDRVTYIIIRFLLNDQYFKLDDLADELFVSKSTIQQDIKHVKEILQKYDIILEARPNYGLKAVGDEIKVRFCLSEYVLDRKKQTISTIDSPHPSIFNEEKMDNIQEIILRQIKKYQITLSDIAINNLLIHIVIAQKRIVSGHYVAIFHADMDEIEQQREYHVANEIVKEVEDLYQIKFPQAEIAYIAMHLLGTKLVTQKKGHIDHVIEDDILQLVHFVLSKIEEKLDLGIEKDEELIFGMSMHLKPAVNRIKYGMNIRNPMLQEIKNNYPLAYEAGIIAGMAIKEYTGIEMDENEVGYLALHIGAAMERTKLRSGPKRCLVVCASGLGTAQLIYYRLKSYFGSNLDVVGTTEYYMLDQYNLNEVDFIVSSIPFKESFDIPVIEVNAILKESDLKAIEKFILTQSSHQPIESFFRQDLIFLKKIFHSQEEVLTFLHTQLMEKGLVGKPFLDAVYEREKVAPTAYGNLVAIPHPITPQTEKTFVCVCTLEKPIDWNNNSVQIIFLLCVKKNSQEDLQEMYDVLGKFIEDHTSVHKILKASMYEEFIRIMKEA; the protein is encoded by the coding sequence TTGTTAAGCTCCCGAATGAAACAAGTATTAAGTGAATTATTGGTAGCGGATACACCGGTAACAGGTGAATATTTAGCTACTGTTAATCATGTGACTGCGCGAACAACGCGAGAAGATATTAAAAATCTAGATGCTATATTAAATAATCATGGAGCAAAAATAATTTCCGTTATCTCAAAAGGTTATACGTTAGAGATTTGGGATAAAGCAGTATTTCAGCAGTATTTACATTCTATATTTGTAGAAAACTCACTTTCTCATACTGGTATTCCTAAAACGCCAGAGGACAGAGTAACTTATATTATTATCCGGTTTTTATTAAATGATCAATACTTTAAATTAGATGATCTCGCAGATGAACTGTTTGTCAGTAAGTCTACTATTCAACAAGACATTAAGCATGTGAAAGAAATCCTTCAAAAGTATGACATTATATTAGAAGCACGACCGAATTATGGACTTAAAGCAGTTGGGGATGAAATTAAAGTGCGATTTTGTTTATCAGAGTATGTACTTGATCGTAAAAAACAAACAATCAGTACAATAGATAGTCCTCATCCTTCTATTTTTAATGAAGAGAAAATGGATAATATCCAAGAAATTATTTTAAGACAAATAAAAAAGTATCAAATTACTTTATCGGATATCGCTATTAATAATTTATTGATTCATATTGTAATCGCCCAAAAGCGGATTGTTAGTGGTCATTATGTGGCAATATTTCACGCCGATATGGATGAAATTGAACAACAAAGGGAATATCATGTAGCAAATGAAATTGTGAAGGAAGTAGAAGATCTATACCAAATTAAGTTTCCGCAGGCGGAGATTGCCTATATTGCTATGCATTTACTTGGAACAAAGCTAGTTACTCAGAAAAAGGGCCATATTGATCATGTAATTGAGGATGATATTCTTCAGCTGGTTCATTTTGTTTTGTCCAAAATAGAAGAAAAATTAGATTTAGGCATTGAAAAGGATGAAGAACTTATCTTTGGAATGAGTATGCATTTAAAGCCTGCAGTTAACCGCATTAAATACGGCATGAATATAAGAAACCCTATGTTGCAAGAAATTAAAAATAACTATCCACTTGCCTATGAAGCGGGAATTATTGCAGGAATGGCCATTAAAGAATACACAGGAATCGAAATGGATGAAAATGAAGTTGGTTATTTGGCGCTTCATATTGGAGCAGCAATGGAAAGAACCAAATTACGTTCAGGTCCAAAACGCTGCTTAGTTGTATGTGCTTCTGGGCTTGGAACCGCTCAGTTAATTTATTATCGTCTCAAATCTTATTTTGGCAGTAATTTAGATGTGGTTGGGACAACAGAATATTATATGCTCGATCAATATAATTTAAATGAAGTGGACTTTATCGTTAGCTCTATCCCCTTTAAGGAGAGCTTTGACATTCCAGTCATTGAGGTAAATGCAATATTGAAGGAAAGTGATTTAAAGGCCATTGAAAAATTTATTCTAACTCAAAGTAGTCATCAGCCAATCGAGTCCTTTTTTCGCCAAGATCTCATTTTTTTAAAGAAAATATTCCATTCCCAAGAGGAAGTTTTAACCTTTTTACATACACAGCTAATGGAGAAAGGGTTAGTGGGAAAACCATTTTTAGATGCGGTATATGAAAGAGAAAAGGTAGCACCAACCGCTTATGGGAATTTGGTTGCTATCCCGCATCCGATTACCCCGCAAACAGAAAAAACATTTGTCTGTGTATGCACCCTAGAAAAGCCGATTGATTGGAATAATAACTCAGTTCAGATTATCTTTTTATTATGTGTAAAAAAGAACAGTCAAGAGGATTTGCAGGAAATGTATGATGTCCTCGGTAAATTTATTGAGGACCACACAAGTGTTCATAAAATATTAAAGGCAAGTATGTATGAAGAATTTATCCGCATAATGAAGGAAGCTTAA